In a genomic window of Bradyrhizobium sp. LLZ17:
- a CDS encoding group II intron maturase-specific domain-containing protein, whose amino-acid sequence MLTDGTREEAEAEKFALAQFLKTELRMELSMEKTRITGVGEGFDFLGYRVVQTKARRTGRMVGNLFIPKSKLKDLRHKIKVRVRATPTGQALADLIDDLNPVITGWRNYYRYATWATRDFASLDWWLWERIGRWLHRKHPKTTWQELRRRFQATAPDSRWRWVDGPKSLRFFREGGSLHFPHRGIRIPNGWNDPGEKFRKGADRFWASFNTLMDA is encoded by the coding sequence GTGCTGACGGACGGGACCCGCGAGGAAGCAGAAGCTGAAAAGTTTGCGTTGGCACAGTTCCTCAAAACGGAATTGCGCATGGAACTGTCGATGGAAAAGACCAGGATCACCGGCGTCGGGGAAGGCTTCGACTTCCTCGGCTATCGAGTGGTGCAGACCAAGGCACGCCGCACCGGTCGTATGGTCGGTAATCTCTTCATTCCGAAGAGCAAGCTGAAAGACCTGCGCCACAAGATCAAGGTCAGGGTGAGGGCGACGCCGACAGGCCAAGCCCTTGCCGATCTCATCGACGATCTCAACCCGGTCATCACCGGATGGCGAAACTACTACCGCTACGCCACGTGGGCCACGCGGGACTTCGCCAGTCTGGATTGGTGGCTGTGGGAGCGCATCGGGCGATGGCTGCACCGGAAGCATCCTAAGACGACGTGGCAAGAACTGCGTCGCCGCTTCCAGGCAACAGCGCCCGACAGCCGCTGGCGATGGGTCGACGGACCGAAATCGCTGCGGTTCTTCCGGGAAGGCGGATCACTCCACTTCCCGCACCGGGGCATACGCATACCGAACGGATGGAACGATCCTGGCGAGAAGTTCCGCAAAGGAGCCGATCGCTTCTGGGCGTCGTTCAACACCCTCATGGACGCGTGA
- a CDS encoding ArdC family protein, which translates to MSRHYPQARTGEDRASLYEDITNKIIAELEAGRVPWVQPRGGASAKASLAMPRSVATGRQYSGVNVLILWGAATEQGFTGQSWLTFRQALSLGGHVRKGERGTTVVYADRFVPVDEKRRASESGEEAQAIPFLKRFTVFNCDQCDGLPAEIATTAPPPPPGLIEPQVEHLIKATGIDFRIGGNRAFYVPTEDYVQVPPPQAYFEPINWHRTALHELAHASGHPSRLNRDLSGSYGTRKYAFEELVAEISSAFSCASLGIVPTVRHADYIGSWLEVLREDNRAIIRAASQASKVADYLLGFLPEPAVDMMAERAEQAA; encoded by the coding sequence ATGTCCAGACATTATCCTCAGGCGCGCACCGGCGAGGACCGGGCAAGCCTTTATGAGGACATCACCAACAAGATCATCGCCGAGCTGGAGGCTGGCCGAGTGCCGTGGGTGCAGCCCCGGGGCGGCGCTTCGGCGAAGGCGTCCTTGGCCATGCCGAGAAGCGTGGCCACCGGCCGCCAATACAGTGGCGTCAACGTTCTCATTCTCTGGGGGGCCGCGACCGAGCAGGGATTTACAGGGCAGAGCTGGCTTACATTCCGCCAGGCGCTGTCGCTCGGTGGTCACGTCCGCAAGGGCGAGCGCGGCACCACCGTGGTCTATGCCGACCGCTTTGTGCCGGTCGACGAAAAGCGCCGCGCGAGCGAGAGCGGTGAGGAAGCGCAGGCCATTCCGTTCCTGAAGCGCTTCACGGTCTTCAACTGCGATCAATGCGACGGCTTGCCTGCAGAGATCGCAACAACGGCGCCGCCTCCGCCGCCAGGCCTGATCGAGCCGCAGGTCGAACACCTGATCAAGGCGACCGGCATCGACTTCCGCATTGGCGGCAATCGCGCCTTCTATGTGCCGACCGAAGACTATGTGCAGGTGCCGCCACCGCAAGCCTACTTCGAACCGATCAATTGGCATCGAACGGCCCTCCACGAACTGGCGCATGCCAGCGGCCATCCATCACGTCTCAACCGTGACCTGTCAGGCAGCTACGGTACCAGGAAGTACGCTTTTGAGGAGTTGGTGGCAGAAATCTCGTCTGCGTTCAGTTGCGCCTCGCTCGGTATCGTGCCGACGGTGCGGCACGCCGACTATATCGGCTCCTGGCTTGAAGTCTTACGCGAGGACAATCGTGCAATTATCCGCGCCGCTTCCCAAGCCAGCAAGGTCGCGGACTATCTCCTTGGATTCTTGCCAGAACCCGCTGTCGACATGATGGCGGAGAGAGCGGAGCAAGCGGCGTGA
- a CDS encoding DUF736 family protein, producing the protein MIERGAPRHRSYVGQTKIARACLKRSYESRDYLSLKLDEPSFNVPPCATLLDDDGDDPSLLLRCGCKNWSRHILHHTRRRRRAGPREHGQACPCRAADANRT; encoded by the coding sequence ATGATCGAGCGCGGCGCGCCGCGCCACCGCAGCTATGTGGGCCAGACAAAGATCGCTAGGGCTTGCTTAAAGCGCTCCTACGAGAGCCGCGACTATCTCTCGCTCAAGCTCGATGAGCCGTCTTTCAACGTGCCGCCCTGTGCGACCTTGCTCGACGATGATGGCGACGACCCGTCGTTGCTCTTGCGTTGCGGCTGTAAGAATTGGTCGAGGCATATTCTCCACCACACCCGCCGACGCCGACGGGCGGGTCCCCGCGAACACGGTCAAGCGTGTCCATGCCGTGCCGCCGATGCAAACCGCACCTAG
- a CDS encoding helix-turn-helix domain-containing protein — MKDRLGFSQPSPEADRIGLSERLKQAREYMGLKQEDVAKSLGIPRSALSNVEAGTRKVDAIELSRLAKLYQRPLAWFTGEDPEIGSELPKEVAHVARAAAALSQQDRQELARFADFLKSRARAKAGSDGR; from the coding sequence ATGAAGGATCGACTTGGTTTTTCACAGCCTTCACCCGAAGCTGATCGCATAGGGCTCAGCGAACGCCTGAAGCAGGCGCGCGAGTATATGGGTCTTAAGCAGGAGGATGTGGCCAAGTCACTCGGCATTCCGCGGAGCGCTCTCTCCAATGTCGAGGCTGGTACGCGCAAAGTAGATGCTATCGAACTCTCACGACTAGCTAAATTGTATCAGCGCCCATTGGCGTGGTTCACGGGGGAGGATCCTGAAATTGGATCGGAGCTTCCCAAGGAGGTTGCACATGTCGCGAGGGCTGCGGCGGCGCTCTCCCAGCAGGATCGCCAAGAGCTGGCGCGCTTTGCCGATTTCCTGAAATCCCGCGCTCGCGCAAAGGCCGGATCCGATGGCCGATAA
- a CDS encoding nucleotide kinase domain-containing protein has protein sequence MTPTIVFDTYWRFAAERLAMFYRRLAEPFEPCTTDPVLRSYRFTNTYRATDRVSQYLIAQVQTRPDRPQAPREVFFRTMLFKIFNRIETWEALERRLGPITWAHLDPEALDRGLEELRRRGQSIYSAAYIMPSPAYGHSRKHSNHIALLLQMMEDRVPEQACQAPSLQAVYELILKYPGIGKFLAFQYSIDLNYASMLDFSEADFVVAGPGALDGISKCFTDTAGKTPEQIIFWMAEQQDAQFKRLGLRFSGLYGRPLQPIDCQNVFCEISKYARVAHPEIGGVANRTRIKQIYRQHLLPPPTPQFPARWELHVPYPPTARKSAFSAPVQPSLF, from the coding sequence ATGACCCCCACCATTGTCTTCGATACCTATTGGCGGTTTGCGGCAGAGCGGCTTGCGATGTTCTATCGCCGCTTGGCCGAGCCCTTCGAGCCATGCACGACGGATCCCGTTCTGAGATCCTATCGGTTCACGAACACCTATCGCGCAACCGATCGCGTCAGTCAGTACCTCATCGCGCAAGTGCAGACGCGGCCCGATCGGCCCCAAGCTCCCCGCGAGGTGTTCTTTCGCACCATGCTGTTCAAGATTTTCAATCGGATCGAGACATGGGAGGCGTTGGAGCGGCGTCTTGGCCCCATCACGTGGGCGCATCTTGATCCTGAGGCTCTTGACCGCGGGCTGGAGGAACTGCGCCGTCGGGGACAGAGCATCTATTCGGCGGCCTACATCATGCCATCGCCGGCCTACGGTCATTCGCGTAAGCACAGCAATCATATAGCGCTTTTGCTGCAGATGATGGAGGATCGGGTTCCCGAGCAAGCTTGTCAGGCGCCGTCGCTCCAAGCCGTATACGAGCTCATTTTGAAATATCCAGGAATTGGAAAGTTCCTCGCATTTCAATACTCGATCGACCTGAACTACGCCTCGATGTTGGACTTCTCCGAGGCTGATTTTGTCGTCGCCGGTCCCGGTGCGCTCGACGGCATTTCCAAATGCTTTACGGACACCGCTGGAAAGACGCCGGAGCAGATCATTTTTTGGATGGCGGAACAGCAGGACGCGCAGTTCAAGAGACTGGGATTGCGCTTTTCGGGTCTCTATGGGCGCCCCCTCCAGCCAATAGATTGTCAGAACGTTTTTTGCGAGATTTCAAAATATGCTCGCGTGGCACATCCCGAGATTGGTGGCGTAGCCAACCGAACACGGATCAAGCAGATCTATCGTCAACATCTGCTGCCTCCACCAACACCGCAATTCCCCGCCCGTTGGGAATTACACGTGCCGTATCCACCGACAGCGCGTAAATCGGCTTTTTCAGCGCCGGTGCAACCATCATTATTCTAA
- a CDS encoding C1 family peptidase, protein MIKSIVDLRGSFGTARDQHSRPTCLAFAASDTHAAMRSGWTPLSTEWAYYHAVKRDGGTPGDGSTLASMLETIKSDGQPREAHWPYIRNHVIDLASWKPPGSPAELFFRNHGTQPPDFQQILDRLDAGSPVLVTMSLSNAFYVPGADGTILATEPIDSKRRHAVVAVGYGEKAGARFVLIRNSWGEAWGLQGCAWLAANYLAPRLIATAILTTEP, encoded by the coding sequence ATGATCAAGAGCATCGTCGACCTGCGCGGCAGCTTCGGGACGGCGCGGGACCAGCATTCTCGTCCCACGTGCCTCGCGTTCGCAGCAAGTGACACTCATGCGGCCATGCGGTCCGGCTGGACGCCACTATCGACGGAGTGGGCTTACTACCACGCTGTGAAGCGTGATGGTGGGACGCCCGGAGATGGCTCGACGCTCGCTTCGATGCTCGAGACCATCAAGTCGGACGGTCAGCCCAGAGAAGCCCACTGGCCTTATATTCGCAACCACGTTATCGATCTCGCCTCCTGGAAGCCGCCGGGATCACCTGCAGAGCTGTTCTTTCGCAATCACGGGACGCAGCCGCCGGACTTTCAACAGATTCTCGATCGCCTCGATGCCGGTTCGCCTGTCCTCGTAACAATGAGCTTGTCCAACGCGTTTTATGTCCCTGGTGCTGATGGGACAATCTTGGCCACGGAGCCGATCGATTCCAAACGACGCCACGCGGTGGTCGCGGTCGGGTACGGCGAAAAAGCGGGCGCTAGATTCGTGCTGATCCGCAATTCGTGGGGCGAGGCCTGGGGCCTTCAGGGGTGTGCGTGGCTCGCGGCTAATTATTTGGCCCCCCGTCTTATTGCAACTGCCATCCTGACCACGGAGCCGTGA
- a CDS encoding ImmA/IrrE family metallo-endopeptidase, whose translation MADNRAAILSGAKAAHTLHRDLGIREQIERGGGSRVDVFGAIAKLGATLMFQPLDKLLGAYLPGEELGVLITTKRQLPVQRFTGAHELGHLYMSHQPSLDDASILRRSPFSTAGRANRQEREADAFASMFLSPAWLIALTLQRHGWSARQLTEPEFVYQASLRLGTSYRATCYALERHKVISSAQCARLVNVEPKTIKQHFLAGYEPPDWRSDVWLLTQRDEGLLIEGGRNDLFVMKLRENSGAGYLWNFDQLRDAGFALVIDDRDDACPDTIGGVLTRTVTARSEDRVEGEVTLQEARPWAADTPLHQLLLRYDLRGPESPGMWEPELKRVLQAA comes from the coding sequence ATGGCCGATAATCGCGCAGCCATATTGTCCGGTGCAAAGGCCGCGCACACTCTGCATCGTGATCTCGGGATTCGCGAACAGATCGAGCGTGGCGGTGGTAGCCGGGTAGATGTATTCGGAGCTATCGCCAAGCTCGGGGCGACATTGATGTTCCAGCCGCTAGACAAGTTGCTTGGCGCTTATTTGCCGGGAGAAGAGCTCGGAGTTCTGATTACCACAAAACGGCAGCTCCCCGTCCAGCGGTTCACCGGCGCTCATGAGCTGGGACATCTCTATATGAGTCATCAGCCCAGTTTGGATGACGCGAGCATCTTGCGGCGATCTCCGTTCTCGACTGCCGGGCGCGCCAATCGGCAGGAGCGTGAGGCCGACGCATTCGCATCGATGTTCTTAAGTCCAGCTTGGCTTATTGCATTAACTCTACAGCGCCACGGATGGTCAGCACGTCAGCTGACCGAACCGGAATTTGTCTATCAAGCTTCACTGCGGCTCGGCACCAGCTATCGCGCCACCTGCTATGCCCTCGAAAGGCACAAGGTGATCAGCAGCGCTCAATGCGCGCGGCTGGTCAATGTCGAGCCGAAGACGATCAAGCAGCATTTCCTTGCTGGATACGAGCCGCCCGATTGGCGGTCCGATGTTTGGCTCCTGACCCAGCGCGATGAAGGCTTACTTATTGAAGGTGGCCGGAATGACCTCTTCGTGATGAAGCTCCGAGAGAACAGTGGCGCCGGTTATCTTTGGAATTTCGATCAGTTGCGCGACGCCGGATTCGCGCTCGTTATAGATGATCGCGACGACGCCTGTCCTGACACAATTGGAGGGGTCTTGACCCGCACTGTCACTGCCAGGTCCGAAGATCGTGTGGAGGGCGAGGTCACTCTTCAAGAGGCACGCCCCTGGGCCGCCGATACGCCCCTTCACCAGCTACTTCTTCGGTATGATCTGCGCGGCCCCGAAAGCCCGGGCATGTGGGAGCCTGAACTAAAACGGGTGTTGCAGGCGGCATAA
- a CDS encoding toprim domain-containing protein produces MSHDASELARGLAREAEAVCRHYLSNGKRAGRYWLVGDVHNTPGRSLFVRLQESPKGLAGKWTDAATGEHGDLLDIIRESLGLRDFREAAEEARRFLKLPRAQQQPALKPVRSPASTGSQEAARRLFAISSPIEGTIAEACLQRRGIARIHHGGSLRFHPRCYYRPDDNLPTETWPAMIARVTDLDGRITGVHRTWLDPDGFDRVRLGKAPVDTPRRAMGDLLGNAVRFGVVDDVLAAGEGIETMLSLRCVLPSMPMAAALSANHLSAMLLASGLRRLYIARDADAAGDAVQAVLTQRAQEAGIEVIPLSPRLGDFNEDLQVFGVDVLRAALQFQLVPKDVVRFLHSSRVAAE; encoded by the coding sequence ATGTCCCACGATGCCTCTGAGCTGGCACGCGGCCTCGCGCGCGAGGCCGAGGCGGTGTGCCGACACTATCTTTCCAATGGCAAGCGGGCAGGGCGGTACTGGTTGGTCGGCGACGTCCACAACACCCCGGGCCGCTCACTATTTGTGCGGCTCCAGGAATCGCCGAAGGGGCTCGCGGGCAAGTGGACCGATGCCGCAACCGGCGAACATGGTGATCTCCTCGACATCATCCGCGAAAGTCTGGGTTTGCGAGACTTTCGTGAGGCCGCCGAGGAGGCGAGGCGCTTTCTCAAGCTACCTCGTGCTCAGCAGCAGCCGGCCCTGAAACCGGTTCGTTCGCCAGCGTCGACCGGATCACAAGAGGCGGCTCGTCGGCTCTTTGCGATATCCAGCCCGATCGAGGGGACCATTGCCGAGGCATGTTTGCAGCGCCGCGGTATAGCCCGCATCCACCATGGTGGCAGTCTGCGTTTCCATCCGCGCTGCTACTATCGGCCGGACGACAATCTGCCGACCGAGACCTGGCCGGCGATGATTGCCCGCGTCACGGATCTCGATGGACGAATTACTGGCGTACATCGCACCTGGCTCGATCCAGACGGCTTCGATCGCGTGCGGCTGGGTAAGGCTCCGGTCGATACGCCACGACGCGCGATGGGCGACCTGCTCGGCAACGCTGTTCGCTTCGGCGTGGTGGATGACGTGCTCGCAGCCGGCGAGGGCATTGAGACCATGCTTTCGTTGCGCTGTGTGCTGCCGAGCATGCCAATGGCGGCTGCGCTTTCGGCCAATCACCTCTCAGCCATGCTGCTGGCGTCTGGCCTGCGTCGTCTCTATATCGCCCGCGATGCTGATGCTGCGGGGGATGCCGTGCAGGCGGTTCTCACGCAGCGCGCGCAAGAGGCCGGCATTGAAGTGATCCCGCTGTCGCCGCGGCTGGGCGACTTCAACGAAGATCTGCAGGTCTTCGGTGTTGATGTCCTCCGAGCAGCCCTGCAGTTTCAACTCGTGCCCAAGGACGTCGTTCGCTTCCTGCATTCGTCGAGGGTGGCCGCGGAATAG
- a CDS encoding MazG nucleotide pyrophosphohydrolase domain-containing protein — protein sequence MNVEDYSDFVRTTTQFAHKPKEEMRSIALYGLVGEIGSLVAAIKKKILAEGGEEARWDRPNDEIKEELGDALWYCYSVSQITNDSHFDILAADIAALRAEIGSADERAQKIETSLNPAKRAEFLEAAKHFPPVGGYTFDAYQHLAFQTARTDGRVLLEVCLAVLWQLGAELLRVTLPKIEITLNKNVADRPSNIVLGEITWHLSAMASLYHMSLDDVVEANCAKVRFRSERGAHTPLHDEGRDTKEQFPRLFEVAFVRVGPQKSRMYFDGRPLGDDLTDNFYDDDGYRFHDVIHLALIAHLGWSPVVRGLMRRKRDSANDRVDEVEDGGRAKVVEELVIKAIHSEGDKQAKAAGCCGIGAPTRLFPARSLINFRLLKTLRMYVDGLEVEKNAFWEWEDAVFEGCEMFYRLCNEKQGTVVVNLTARKLTFSPIVSPSIHGAAVGLGMGSANSQAPLGGEILSAAEYDWARQMALVSETVAAKRAILDSLDLDKESCGLYSELEVRLDRTKRVYMKATKAVQERAWKLKAVDYRVAFTAVAGATICTASAIADLRDVSN from the coding sequence ATGAACGTTGAGGACTACAGCGATTTTGTTCGCACGACGACCCAGTTCGCTCACAAGCCAAAGGAGGAAATGCGCTCCATCGCGTTGTACGGCCTGGTCGGCGAAATCGGGTCGCTCGTCGCCGCCATAAAGAAGAAAATCCTCGCCGAAGGAGGCGAAGAGGCGCGCTGGGACCGACCCAATGACGAAATCAAAGAGGAGCTCGGAGATGCGCTCTGGTATTGCTACTCGGTCTCTCAGATTACCAATGACAGCCATTTCGACATCCTCGCCGCTGATATTGCAGCACTACGAGCTGAAATCGGCAGCGCAGACGAACGTGCGCAGAAAATCGAGACCTCTCTAAACCCTGCAAAGCGAGCGGAATTTTTGGAGGCAGCAAAACATTTCCCTCCTGTGGGCGGCTATACATTCGATGCCTACCAGCACCTGGCATTTCAGACGGCGCGCACTGATGGCCGCGTTCTGCTCGAAGTCTGCTTGGCCGTGCTTTGGCAGCTCGGTGCAGAGCTTTTGCGAGTAACACTGCCCAAGATCGAGATCACACTGAACAAGAATGTAGCCGACCGCCCGTCGAACATCGTGCTTGGGGAAATCACCTGGCATTTGTCGGCGATGGCAAGTTTATACCACATGTCCCTCGATGATGTGGTGGAAGCAAACTGCGCAAAGGTTCGTTTTCGCTCAGAACGAGGCGCGCACACGCCACTACATGATGAAGGGCGCGATACAAAAGAACAATTCCCACGGTTGTTTGAGGTGGCGTTCGTTCGCGTAGGTCCCCAAAAATCCCGCATGTACTTCGATGGCAGGCCGCTTGGCGATGATCTAACCGACAATTTCTACGATGACGATGGATACAGGTTCCATGATGTTATTCATCTTGCTCTGATTGCCCATCTGGGTTGGTCGCCGGTTGTTCGAGGCCTCATGAGACGCAAACGCGACAGTGCGAACGATCGTGTCGATGAGGTCGAAGACGGCGGCCGGGCCAAGGTGGTCGAGGAGCTTGTTATCAAGGCTATTCATTCCGAGGGCGACAAGCAGGCGAAGGCGGCTGGCTGCTGCGGAATTGGCGCTCCAACGCGACTTTTTCCTGCTCGCAGCCTTATTAACTTTAGGCTGCTGAAAACCTTGCGGATGTACGTTGATGGCCTCGAGGTCGAGAAGAATGCCTTCTGGGAATGGGAAGATGCAGTTTTCGAAGGCTGCGAAATGTTCTATCGCCTTTGCAATGAAAAGCAGGGGACCGTCGTCGTTAATCTCACTGCGCGCAAACTAACGTTTTCGCCGATAGTGTCTCCATCGATCCATGGAGCCGCAGTTGGTCTTGGCATGGGATCAGCCAATTCGCAAGCGCCCCTCGGCGGAGAGATACTCAGCGCTGCTGAGTATGATTGGGCGCGTCAAATGGCCCTGGTCTCGGAAACAGTGGCCGCAAAGCGCGCGATTCTCGACTCTCTCGATTTGGATAAAGAATCGTGCGGGCTCTATTCTGAGCTTGAGGTTCGGCTGGATCGCACAAAGCGTGTCTATATGAAGGCCACCAAAGCAGTCCAGGAAAGAGCTTGGAAGTTGAAGGCTGTCGATTATAGGGTCGCCTTCACTGCTGTGGCTGGAGCAACGATTTGCACGGCAAGCGCCATCGCGGATTTGCGCGATGTATCAAATTAA
- a CDS encoding DUF2493 domain-containing protein — MIDHDDIEPPHASSPTDHVLTELQLFGYRLFDDQPDPRPLPEGKIIAGAVSDIFDALVATLNGTRLEPDLDDLLWSTVNLFHRAVDRIERQLDDNEQAQHKSQREQNGSEVRSVELERLTAEGITLIERRNCLELFRDQAIERFEVHTGSSWRPRSGSLVNHRTLTAAMIDSRDFIAAKRRSETEVMLPPGPKIALTGGLDFNDHHLIWDRLDKVYAKHPDMVLLHGGSPKGAELIASKWATTRNVPQIAFKPDWTKHAKAAPFKRNDAILELLPIGVMHFPGTGIQDNLADKAKRLGIPVWRFGGA, encoded by the coding sequence ATGATCGACCATGACGACATCGAACCGCCGCATGCCTCGTCTCCGACAGACCACGTCCTCACCGAATTACAGCTCTTCGGCTACCGTCTTTTCGACGACCAGCCAGATCCCAGACCGCTTCCGGAGGGAAAAATCATCGCCGGCGCGGTCTCTGACATCTTCGACGCCCTGGTTGCGACCCTGAACGGCACGCGGCTTGAGCCGGACCTCGACGATCTGCTCTGGTCGACGGTCAACCTGTTCCATCGCGCCGTCGATCGCATCGAACGCCAGCTCGACGACAACGAGCAGGCGCAGCATAAGAGCCAACGCGAGCAGAACGGCTCGGAAGTGCGATCGGTCGAACTCGAGCGCCTCACTGCTGAGGGCATCACGCTGATCGAGCGCCGCAACTGCTTGGAACTCTTCCGCGACCAGGCGATCGAACGATTTGAGGTCCACACCGGCTCATCCTGGCGCCCACGATCAGGATCATTGGTCAATCACCGCACGCTCACCGCAGCGATGATCGACTCCCGCGACTTCATTGCCGCCAAGCGTCGTTCTGAGACTGAGGTCATGTTGCCACCAGGACCGAAAATCGCACTCACCGGCGGGCTCGACTTCAATGACCACCACCTCATCTGGGATCGCCTCGATAAGGTATATGCCAAGCATCCCGACATGGTCCTCCTGCATGGCGGCTCGCCGAAAGGCGCCGAACTGATCGCCTCGAAATGGGCGACCACCCGCAACGTACCTCAGATCGCGTTCAAGCCTGACTGGACGAAACATGCCAAGGCAGCCCCCTTCAAGCGCAACGACGCCATACTCGAACTCCTGCCGATCGGCGTCATGCATTTCCCGGGCACGGGCATTCAGGACAACCTCGCCGACAAGGCGAAGCGGCTCGGCATCCCCGTGTGGAGGTTCGGCGGCGCATGA